A single window of Rubripirellula lacrimiformis DNA harbors:
- a CDS encoding aldehyde dehydrogenase family protein has translation MLKPSYPYYLAGRPVAANTDLEVTDKYTGEVATRVAVADSAAIEQGIAAAADSADAMRRMPPYQRREILDHCVGRFRERFDELAMSLCIEAGKPIKDSRGEVTRLIDTFRIAAEESVRMTGEVMNLEISPRARGYRGMWKRVPIGPCSFISPFNFPLNLAAHKIAPAIAVGCPFVLKPASRTPIGALMIGEILAETDLPAGAFSILPCSRDGADLFTTDDRLKLLSFTGSPDVGWRLKSKAGKKKVVLELGGNAACIVDQDSDLNDVVERLVIGAFYQSGQSCIGVQRIIVHESIYEVLRDRLVAATKRLVAGDPKDEDTFVGPMISESEAARLDGWIQTAVAAGGKLLCGGGRTGSMLEATLLEDVPAQQDICTQEAFGPVAVLSRFSSFDEALDRVNDSVFGLQAGIFTRDLYKMQKAWDELDVGGVVVGDIPSWRVDNMPYGGVKDSGLGREGIRFAMEDMTEIRNLVIRTPL, from the coding sequence ATGTTGAAACCAAGCTATCCGTACTACTTGGCCGGTCGACCGGTTGCGGCGAACACGGATCTGGAGGTGACGGATAAATACACCGGAGAAGTCGCGACGCGCGTGGCGGTGGCGGATTCTGCGGCGATCGAACAAGGGATCGCGGCGGCGGCTGATTCAGCTGATGCGATGCGGCGGATGCCACCGTACCAGCGACGAGAAATACTGGACCACTGTGTCGGGCGGTTTCGCGAGCGTTTTGACGAACTGGCGATGTCGCTGTGCATCGAAGCGGGCAAACCAATCAAGGATTCGCGAGGCGAAGTGACGCGGTTGATCGACACGTTTCGAATCGCGGCCGAGGAATCGGTACGGATGACGGGCGAGGTGATGAATCTGGAAATCTCACCTCGGGCTCGCGGTTATCGCGGAATGTGGAAACGGGTTCCGATCGGACCGTGTTCTTTCATTTCCCCTTTCAACTTTCCGTTGAACTTGGCGGCGCACAAGATTGCACCGGCGATCGCGGTCGGCTGCCCGTTCGTGCTGAAACCGGCTAGTCGAACTCCGATCGGTGCCTTGATGATCGGCGAGATCTTGGCCGAGACCGATTTGCCCGCGGGGGCGTTTTCAATTCTGCCCTGCAGCCGCGACGGTGCGGACCTGTTCACGACCGATGATCGACTGAAACTGCTCAGCTTTACCGGATCGCCGGATGTGGGTTGGCGTTTGAAGAGCAAGGCGGGCAAGAAAAAGGTGGTGTTGGAACTGGGGGGGAATGCGGCCTGCATCGTCGATCAGGATTCGGACTTGAACGATGTCGTCGAACGGTTGGTCATCGGGGCCTTTTACCAGTCCGGGCAAAGCTGCATCGGGGTCCAGCGGATCATCGTGCATGAATCGATCTACGAAGTGTTACGAGACCGGTTGGTGGCGGCGACTAAGCGATTGGTGGCTGGGGACCCCAAGGACGAAGACACCTTTGTCGGGCCGATGATCTCTGAATCCGAGGCAGCGCGTTTGGATGGCTGGATTCAAACAGCGGTCGCTGCGGGCGGGAAACTGCTGTGTGGGGGAGGTCGCACAGGATCGATGTTGGAAGCGACTTTGTTGGAAGACGTGCCCGCCCAGCAGGACATCTGTACCCAAGAGGCGTTCGGGCCGGTAGCGGTGCTGAGCCGGTTCAGCAGCTTTGACGAGGCACTCGATCGGGTCAACGACAGCGTTTTTGGACTGCAGGCGGGCATTTTTACACGGGATTTGTACAAGATGCAAAAAGCGTGGGACGAATTGGACGTTGGCGGCGTCGTAGTTGGCGATATCCCTTCGTGGCGCGTCGACAACATGCCCTATGGGGGAGTCAAAGACAGTGGATTGGGGCGTGAAGGCATCCGATTTGCTATGGAAGACATGACCGAAATTCGCAATTTGGTGATCCGAACCCCGCTGTAA
- a CDS encoding alpha-2-macroglobulin family protein, which produces MLLCSLSCQFVSLLNPWRLAINAIYWRSGTRQEFRPRMCDHRKSWRLALLNASQRLLPALWLALWLAFGLVPAPSIAQDTRDVKWKSVRQAIDQGLPQTAIDRLDPMIDRFRADGNVDAAIHAVCWKITLEGQIEGNKPEEKITRLREEIEKSSAEMKPVMEAILANWYWQYFSQNRWRFAQRTETAQSPSDDFTTWGLDRILSEVDAHFQTALSAADALQTTPVGQFDELLEPGTAPTSYRPTLYDVLVCNALDFYSAGEHAATQVRDAFEVSADGPIFDDRDAFLAWQPETDDQDSALLRGVQLYQSLIRFHQADADPSALLDADQSRLTFGNNHAFGEDKDQRFRSALRRLADANIDHPIAAMALNELAQSLRQSDPVAAHAAATEGLTRHPDSVGGRRCYNMIQEIESPSATIMTERVWNLAGDDVIRPTIDVAYKNVTKVYLRLVRSDFQDFLSGKRSSVDGYGQNEMSELLTRTPIAAWSADLPATDDYQVRTESVDAPAIDAPGSYLLIASHDKDFASPVNQLSLCDVWVSDLSMVVRNHSGDGLVDGFLLDARTGDPIVGANVEAWSQSPQQPRNRKRFATVQTDTDGMFRITGGRQQNVTLLASANGQQISSANQLYLLQSRRRSDPVRSAVLFTDRSIYRPGQTIQFKGICYRQHAATDDYRVLSRTKGTVVFTDVNGKEIEKQAFLTNDFGSFSGSFVAPRDRLTGQMRLSIEGPIRGQASVTVEEYKRPKFRVELKPPSDEVKLGENVTVTGEATAYTGVAIGDASVSWRVVRQVQYPIWWLRSCWWMPVQQGASQEIAHGTATTDPAGRFDVSFVAQPDSSVSVESDPTFEYQVYADVTDTTGETRSDQRTVRVGYTALSASVNADDWLTDDKPTEITIRTESLDGESRAANGKLTVYRLQQPDRVHRPALVELYRRYPQGQPRKPDLSDPVTWDVGEAVFHDDFATDASGRSVVKVALEPGMYRAKLVTKDAYGKDVHAETQMRVLDPDSNRLTTKVPFLLASPSDSVQPGQQYVAVWGSGYDRARAYVEIECRGEIRESFWTDPADTQMQIKQMVDEKMRGGFTLRVTMVRDNRANLESRVIDVPWTNKKLDVQWEHFVSKLAPAAKETWTAVIQGPDSEAAAAEMVATLYDASLDAYLPHVWQTGFTGFRRERSSISSSFENQPKQLRTIVHGWQINRRDGSLSYVSLPPEFLQTPFQQFRGRGYGGMMMRGAMMKGSSGPPMHASESMMMDDGGGGMGGGMAMSAAASPSFAPATGATGNGTDGSGPAKPEVDFGEVAVRKNLNETAFFFPKLIAADDGTVRMEFTMPEALTEWKFLGFAHDRSLRSGGISDTAVTAKDLMVVPNPPRFVREGDEIEFTVKVSNQSPTRQTGSVRLTFADARTTKSVDSLLENNETDQPFQIAAGQSQTVAWRIRVPDGLGAITYKAVGSTGRLSDGEEGVLPVLSRRVLVTESITLPIRGKQTKQFDFDKLLRSGDSDSLEHQSVTAQMVSNPSWYAVMALPYLMEYPHQCSEQTFNRFYANAMAQHIATSNPKIRRVFDQWRATPALDSPLQQNEELKSVVLEETPWVRQAESESQARRNVGILFDKNRLEDETARTLHQLTQMQKPDGMWPWFPGGGSNRYITLYITTGFGRMRHLGVDVDMSAAIGSLQALDQWMSDEFDDLKEVDRSKNHLSNTVALYLYGRSFFLKDQAVAPQHQQAFDYWVSQAKQHWLAIGNRQSQAHIAIALTRLGDRAPAEGIMRSIKERSVTDEEMGRFWRDTEASWWWYHAPIESQAMMIEAFDEVMDDAEAVEDCKVWLLKQKQTQDWKTTKATSDAVYALLLRGSDQLASDELVQVSMGGKTIQPQSVEAGTGFFEERFAGADVTPSLGDITVTKVDDGVAWGSVSWQYLEDMSKVTAHDGTPLKLTKSLFVKTNTDNGPTLVAVDGPVSVGDELVVRIVLRTDRDMEYVHLKDYRGSGTEPTNVLSQYRFQDGLAYYESTRDTASHFFIDYLPKGTYVFEYSTRVQLRGQYQTGYANIQCMYAPEFAGHSESLPIVVK; this is translated from the coding sequence ATGCTGCTGTGTTCACTCTCTTGCCAATTCGTCTCGCTTCTGAACCCGTGGCGGCTAGCGATCAATGCCATCTACTGGCGTAGCGGAACTCGCCAAGAGTTTCGGCCTAGGATGTGTGATCACCGAAAGTCTTGGCGACTTGCGCTACTGAATGCTTCACAGCGTTTGCTGCCGGCGCTATGGTTGGCGCTGTGGTTGGCGTTCGGTTTGGTACCCGCCCCTTCGATCGCCCAGGATACTCGTGACGTGAAATGGAAATCTGTGCGGCAGGCAATCGACCAGGGCTTACCGCAAACGGCGATTGACCGATTGGATCCGATGATCGATCGTTTCCGAGCCGATGGGAACGTGGACGCGGCCATCCATGCGGTGTGCTGGAAGATCACGTTGGAGGGTCAGATCGAAGGCAACAAGCCGGAAGAAAAAATCACTCGACTGCGTGAAGAGATCGAGAAGTCGTCGGCCGAGATGAAACCGGTGATGGAAGCGATCTTAGCCAACTGGTACTGGCAATACTTCAGCCAGAATCGATGGCGATTCGCTCAGCGGACCGAAACGGCACAGTCCCCGAGTGACGACTTCACGACTTGGGGTCTGGATCGGATCCTTTCGGAAGTCGACGCCCATTTCCAAACTGCGCTTTCCGCGGCTGACGCGTTGCAGACGACTCCGGTCGGTCAGTTCGACGAACTGTTGGAACCTGGTACCGCACCGACGTCGTACCGCCCCACCCTGTACGACGTGTTGGTTTGCAACGCGCTTGATTTTTATTCAGCGGGCGAGCACGCGGCGACGCAAGTTCGAGATGCGTTCGAGGTGTCAGCCGATGGCCCCATCTTTGACGACCGCGACGCTTTTCTTGCTTGGCAACCTGAAACCGATGACCAGGATTCTGCCCTGCTGCGTGGGGTGCAGTTGTACCAGTCGCTGATTCGGTTCCACCAAGCGGATGCTGACCCATCGGCGTTGTTGGACGCGGACCAGTCGCGGCTGACGTTTGGCAACAATCACGCGTTTGGCGAAGACAAGGACCAACGTTTCCGATCGGCACTGCGTCGATTGGCAGACGCAAACATCGATCATCCCATCGCGGCGATGGCGCTCAACGAACTGGCTCAGTCGCTGCGGCAAAGTGATCCGGTGGCAGCCCACGCGGCGGCGACCGAAGGACTGACGCGTCATCCCGATTCGGTGGGTGGTCGACGTTGTTACAACATGATTCAAGAGATCGAATCGCCGTCCGCCACGATCATGACCGAACGAGTCTGGAATCTAGCCGGTGACGACGTGATCCGACCGACCATCGATGTGGCCTACAAGAACGTCACGAAAGTCTATCTTCGTTTGGTGCGAAGCGATTTTCAGGATTTCCTAAGCGGTAAACGCAGCAGTGTGGATGGTTACGGGCAAAATGAGATGTCCGAACTACTGACTCGGACACCGATTGCGGCTTGGTCGGCCGATCTTCCGGCGACCGATGATTATCAGGTGCGGACCGAATCGGTTGACGCGCCGGCGATCGACGCGCCAGGATCCTATTTGTTGATCGCCAGCCATGACAAGGACTTTGCTTCGCCGGTGAACCAGTTGTCGCTGTGCGATGTTTGGGTCAGCGACCTGTCGATGGTGGTCCGCAACCACAGTGGCGATGGATTGGTGGATGGATTCCTGTTGGATGCACGCACCGGTGATCCCATCGTCGGCGCAAACGTCGAAGCTTGGAGCCAGTCGCCGCAGCAACCACGCAACCGCAAGCGATTTGCGACCGTCCAAACCGACACCGACGGGATGTTTCGTATCACCGGAGGTCGTCAACAGAATGTGACCTTGTTGGCGTCGGCCAATGGACAACAGATTTCCAGTGCGAATCAACTGTACCTGCTGCAAAGTAGGCGTCGATCCGATCCCGTCCGCAGCGCGGTGCTGTTTACGGATCGATCGATCTATCGGCCCGGTCAAACCATCCAGTTCAAAGGGATCTGCTATCGGCAGCACGCCGCCACCGACGACTACCGAGTGCTCTCACGCACCAAGGGAACCGTGGTGTTCACCGACGTCAACGGAAAAGAAATTGAAAAGCAGGCGTTCCTAACCAATGACTTTGGCAGTTTCTCCGGCAGTTTCGTGGCTCCGCGCGACCGACTGACCGGACAGATGCGACTGTCGATCGAAGGGCCCATTCGCGGTCAGGCCAGTGTGACGGTCGAAGAATACAAACGGCCGAAATTCCGTGTCGAGTTGAAGCCGCCGAGTGATGAAGTCAAGTTGGGTGAAAACGTTACGGTGACAGGTGAGGCGACGGCCTACACTGGAGTCGCCATCGGCGATGCGTCGGTATCTTGGCGAGTGGTACGCCAGGTGCAATATCCGATTTGGTGGCTGCGTTCGTGTTGGTGGATGCCGGTTCAACAGGGAGCCAGCCAAGAGATCGCTCACGGCACCGCGACAACCGATCCGGCGGGTCGATTTGACGTATCGTTTGTTGCCCAACCCGATTCGTCGGTCAGCGTGGAATCGGATCCCACGTTTGAGTACCAGGTCTACGCCGACGTCACCGATACGACGGGCGAGACGCGATCGGATCAACGGACCGTGCGTGTTGGCTACACCGCATTGTCGGCATCGGTCAATGCGGACGATTGGTTGACCGATGACAAGCCGACCGAGATCACGATTCGCACCGAGTCGCTGGACGGAGAAAGCCGCGCCGCCAACGGGAAGCTGACAGTCTATCGGTTGCAGCAGCCCGACCGAGTGCACCGGCCAGCCTTGGTTGAACTCTATCGTCGATATCCACAGGGTCAGCCGAGGAAACCGGACCTGTCGGATCCCGTCACTTGGGATGTTGGCGAAGCGGTGTTCCACGATGACTTTGCGACCGACGCGTCCGGCCGATCAGTCGTCAAGGTTGCTTTGGAACCGGGCATGTATCGCGCGAAGCTGGTAACCAAAGATGCGTACGGCAAGGACGTTCACGCCGAAACTCAGATGCGAGTGTTGGATCCTGATTCGAATCGGTTGACGACGAAGGTCCCATTCTTACTGGCTTCGCCTTCAGATTCGGTTCAGCCAGGCCAGCAGTACGTGGCCGTTTGGGGCAGCGGTTACGACCGGGCTCGGGCTTATGTCGAAATCGAATGTCGTGGCGAGATCCGAGAGAGTTTCTGGACGGACCCCGCCGACACTCAGATGCAGATCAAACAGATGGTCGACGAGAAGATGCGAGGCGGGTTCACGCTGCGCGTCACGATGGTGCGTGACAACCGAGCGAACTTGGAATCTCGCGTGATCGACGTGCCTTGGACGAACAAGAAATTGGACGTTCAATGGGAACACTTTGTGTCGAAACTGGCACCGGCGGCGAAGGAAACTTGGACCGCTGTGATCCAAGGACCTGATTCCGAAGCCGCTGCGGCGGAGATGGTGGCGACGCTGTACGACGCTTCCTTGGACGCCTACTTGCCTCACGTATGGCAGACCGGGTTCACGGGATTTCGCCGCGAGCGATCATCCATCTCGTCGTCGTTCGAAAACCAGCCGAAGCAATTGCGGACAATCGTCCATGGCTGGCAGATCAATCGCCGCGATGGCAGTTTGTCTTACGTTTCACTGCCGCCCGAATTCTTGCAGACTCCGTTTCAGCAGTTTCGTGGCCGAGGTTACGGCGGCATGATGATGCGTGGAGCGATGATGAAGGGGAGCTCTGGTCCGCCCATGCACGCATCCGAGTCGATGATGATGGATGATGGTGGCGGAGGAATGGGTGGTGGAATGGCTATGTCAGCCGCTGCATCGCCCTCGTTTGCACCCGCGACCGGAGCGACCGGGAATGGAACCGATGGATCCGGTCCGGCCAAACCAGAGGTGGATTTTGGTGAAGTCGCGGTTCGCAAAAATTTGAACGAAACGGCGTTCTTCTTTCCTAAGCTGATTGCCGCGGATGACGGCACGGTACGGATGGAGTTCACGATGCCCGAGGCGCTGACCGAGTGGAAGTTCCTTGGCTTTGCCCATGATCGGAGTTTGCGCAGTGGCGGGATCAGCGACACCGCTGTGACGGCCAAGGATCTGATGGTGGTTCCCAACCCGCCACGCTTCGTTCGCGAAGGTGACGAGATCGAGTTCACGGTCAAAGTCAGCAACCAGTCGCCGACTCGGCAGACCGGTTCGGTACGTTTGACCTTTGCGGATGCACGAACGACCAAGTCCGTCGATTCGCTGTTGGAGAACAACGAAACCGACCAACCGTTTCAGATCGCGGCCGGTCAATCGCAAACGGTCGCTTGGCGGATTCGTGTTCCGGACGGACTGGGGGCAATCACCTACAAGGCCGTCGGGTCGACGGGACGTTTGTCGGACGGCGAAGAAGGTGTTCTGCCGGTGTTGTCGCGCCGCGTGCTGGTCACCGAGTCGATCACGTTGCCGATCCGCGGCAAGCAAACCAAGCAGTTTGATTTTGACAAACTGCTTCGTTCGGGCGATTCGGATTCGTTGGAGCATCAGTCGGTGACCGCTCAGATGGTATCCAACCCGTCCTGGTACGCCGTGATGGCCCTGCCCTACCTGATGGAATACCCGCATCAGTGCAGCGAGCAGACTTTCAATCGGTTCTATGCCAACGCGATGGCCCAGCACATCGCGACCAGCAATCCCAAGATCCGTCGAGTGTTCGACCAGTGGCGGGCCACCCCGGCACTGGACAGCCCGCTGCAGCAGAACGAAGAACTAAAATCGGTGGTGCTGGAAGAAACCCCGTGGGTGCGACAAGCCGAATCCGAGAGCCAAGCACGTCGCAATGTCGGAATCTTGTTCGACAAGAACCGGCTGGAGGACGAGACCGCACGGACGCTGCATCAGTTGACTCAGATGCAGAAGCCCGATGGCATGTGGCCTTGGTTTCCCGGTGGTGGTTCGAACCGCTACATCACGCTGTACATCACGACCGGATTCGGCCGGATGCGTCACTTGGGCGTCGATGTGGATATGTCCGCAGCGATCGGGTCGCTGCAGGCATTGGACCAGTGGATGAGCGACGAATTCGATGACCTCAAAGAGGTCGACCGTTCGAAGAATCATCTGTCGAACACCGTCGCCTTGTATCTTTACGGCCGCAGTTTCTTTTTGAAGGATCAAGCGGTCGCGCCGCAGCATCAGCAGGCGTTTGACTATTGGGTGTCGCAGGCCAAACAGCATTGGCTGGCGATCGGCAATCGACAGTCACAGGCTCACATCGCGATCGCCCTGACACGTTTAGGCGATCGGGCGCCGGCCGAGGGGATCATGCGTTCGATCAAAGAACGATCGGTCACGGACGAAGAAATGGGCCGGTTTTGGCGAGACACCGAAGCGTCGTGGTGGTGGTATCACGCACCGATCGAGTCGCAGGCGATGATGATCGAGGCGTTTGACGAAGTGATGGACGACGCCGAGGCGGTCGAAGATTGCAAGGTCTGGCTGTTGAAACAGAAACAGACGCAGGATTGGAAGACGACCAAAGCGACTTCCGACGCCGTCTACGCGCTGTTGCTGCGCGGCAGCGATCAGTTGGCGTCCGACGAACTGGTGCAAGTGTCGATGGGCGGGAAAACGATCCAGCCGCAATCGGTCGAAGCGGGCACGGGGTTCTTTGAGGAACGTTTCGCAGGTGCCGACGTGACCCCGTCGCTGGGCGATATCACCGTCACCAAGGTGGACGACGGTGTGGCCTGGGGAAGCGTTTCTTGGCAGTACCTGGAAGACATGTCCAAGGTGACGGCGCATGACGGCACGCCGCTGAAGTTGACGAAGTCGCTGTTTGTGAAAACCAACACGGACAACGGTCCGACACTGGTCGCGGTCGATGGTCCGGTCAGTGTTGGTGATGAATTGGTCGTGCGGATTGTGCTGCGAACCGATCGTGACATGGAATATGTCCACCTGAAGGATTACCGAGGCAGCGGTACCGAGCCGACCAATGTGCTGTCTCAGTATCGGTTCCAGGATGGGTTGGCGTACTACGAATCGACACGGGATACGGCCAGCCATTTCTTCATCGATTACTTACCCAAGGGAACGTACGTGTTCGAATATTCGACTCGCGTGCAGCTCCGCGGCCAGTACCAAACCGGCTACGCGAACATCCAGTGCATGTACGCACCGGAGTTCGCCGGTCATAGCGAAAGCTTACCGATCGTGGTGAAGTAA